One genomic window of Vulpes vulpes isolate BD-2025 chromosome 11, VulVul3, whole genome shotgun sequence includes the following:
- the GALNT15 gene encoding polypeptide N-acetylgalactosaminyltransferase 15 isoform X2 — protein sequence MGLPEKPSTVKRSRVVSPVIDVIDWKTFQYYPSKDLQRGVLDWKLDFHWEPLPERERKVLQSPISPIRSPVVPIGVVAMDRHYFQNTGAYDPLMSLQGGENLELSLKVWLCGGSVEILPCSRVGHIYRNQETHSPFDQEATVRNKVRIAETWLGSFKETFYRHSPEAFSLSKAEKPDCTERLQLQRRLGCRMFHWFLANIYPELYPSECRLRFSGKLHNTGLGLCADCQAEGDFPGCAMMLAPCSDSRQQQHLKHTSRKQILYGSPQHLCFDVRQEQVILQNCTKEGPAIHQQHWDFQENGMIVHILSGKCMEAVVQENSKDLYLHQCDGKASQLWRFDNVNTVDER from the exons ATGGGGCTCCCTGAGAAACCTTCCACAGTTAAGAG GAGCCGGGTGGTGTCTCCAGTCATAGATGTGATCGACTGGAAGACTTTCCAATATTACCCTTCCAAGGACCTGCAGCGCGGGGTGTTGGACTGGAAGCTGGATTTCCACTGGGAGCCTTTGCCCGAGCGAGAAAGGAAGGTCCTCCAGTCCCCCATCAGCCCCATCAG GAGCCCTGTGGTGCCCATTGGGGTTGTGGCCATGGACAGACATTACTTCCAAAACACTGGAGCCTATGACCCTCTCATGTCACTGCAGGGTGGTGAAAACCTCGAACTATCTCTCAAG GTCTGGCTCTGTGGTGGCTCTGTTGAAATCCTGCCCTGCTCTCGAGTGGGGCACATCTACCGAAATCAGGAAACCCATTCCCCCTTTGATCAGGAGGCTACTGTGCGGAACAAGGTTCGCATCGCTGAGACCTGGCTGGGCTCATTCAAAGAAACCTTCTACAGGCACAGCCCAGAGGCCTTCTCCTTGAGCAAG GCCGAGAAGCCAGATTGCACAGAACGTCTGCAGCTGCAAAGAAGGCTGGGGTGTCGGATGTTCCACTGGTTTCTGGCCAACATCTACCCTGAGCTGTACCCGTCTGAGTGCAGGCTGAGGTTCTCTGGAAAG CTCCACAATACCGGACTTGGCCTCTGTGCAGACTGCCAGGCGGAAGGGGACTTCCCGGGCTGTGCCATGATGCTAGCTCCTTGCAGTGACAGCCGGCAGCAACAG CACCTGAAGCACACCAGCAGGAAGCAGATCCTCTATGGCAGCCCACAGCACCTGTGCTTTGATGTCAGGCAAGAGCAGGTGATTCTTCAGAACTGCACCAAGGAAGGCCCTGCTATCCATCAACAGCACTGGGACTTCCAAGAG aatgGAATGATTGTCCACATTCTTTCTGGAAAATGCATGGAAGCTGTGGTGCAGGAAAACAGTAAAGATTTGTATTTGCACCAGTGTGATGGAAAAGCCAGCCAGCTGTGGCGATTTGACAATGTCAACACTGTGGATGAACGGTGA
- the GALNT15 gene encoding polypeptide N-acetylgalactosaminyltransferase 15 isoform X3, with amino-acid sequence MDRHYFQNTGAYDPLMSLQGGENLELSLKVWLCGGSVEILPCSRVGHIYRNQETHSPFDQEATVRNKVRIAETWLGSFKETFYRHSPEAFSLSKAEKPDCTERLQLQRRLGCRMFHWFLANIYPELYPSECRLRFSGKLHNTGLGLCADCQAEGDFPGCAMMLAPCSDSRQQQHLKHTSRKQILYGSPQHLCFDVRQEQVILQNCTKEGPAIHQQHWDFQENGMIVHILSGKCMEAVVQENSKDLYLHQCDGKASQLWRFDNVNTVDER; translated from the exons ATGGACAGACATTACTTCCAAAACACTGGAGCCTATGACCCTCTCATGTCACTGCAGGGTGGTGAAAACCTCGAACTATCTCTCAAG GTCTGGCTCTGTGGTGGCTCTGTTGAAATCCTGCCCTGCTCTCGAGTGGGGCACATCTACCGAAATCAGGAAACCCATTCCCCCTTTGATCAGGAGGCTACTGTGCGGAACAAGGTTCGCATCGCTGAGACCTGGCTGGGCTCATTCAAAGAAACCTTCTACAGGCACAGCCCAGAGGCCTTCTCCTTGAGCAAG GCCGAGAAGCCAGATTGCACAGAACGTCTGCAGCTGCAAAGAAGGCTGGGGTGTCGGATGTTCCACTGGTTTCTGGCCAACATCTACCCTGAGCTGTACCCGTCTGAGTGCAGGCTGAGGTTCTCTGGAAAG CTCCACAATACCGGACTTGGCCTCTGTGCAGACTGCCAGGCGGAAGGGGACTTCCCGGGCTGTGCCATGATGCTAGCTCCTTGCAGTGACAGCCGGCAGCAACAG CACCTGAAGCACACCAGCAGGAAGCAGATCCTCTATGGCAGCCCACAGCACCTGTGCTTTGATGTCAGGCAAGAGCAGGTGATTCTTCAGAACTGCACCAAGGAAGGCCCTGCTATCCATCAACAGCACTGGGACTTCCAAGAG aatgGAATGATTGTCCACATTCTTTCTGGAAAATGCATGGAAGCTGTGGTGCAGGAAAACAGTAAAGATTTGTATTTGCACCAGTGTGATGGAAAAGCCAGCCAGCTGTGGCGATTTGACAATGTCAACACTGTGGATGAACGGTGA